One stretch of Vulpes lagopus strain Blue_001 chromosome X, ASM1834538v1, whole genome shotgun sequence DNA includes these proteins:
- the LOC121482773 gene encoding rhox homeobox family member 1-like: MEPPPASSQEGAAYRGLGVEELRGERPDTKPVVISVTAGDVEKDLESEPELGAEAAAEESHGAAGAPGPVDGENQRGGGGGGRDEEEEEEPPQQQDEASAAAEGPRPQDPQQRLHRGLFTRLELKELESVFQRAQYPDVFARKDLTICVDVSETSKPEKSSLPGEQS, from the exons ATGGAGCCTCCGCCCGCGAGCAGCCAAGAAGGCGCCGCTTACCGCGGCCTAGGCGTCGAGGAGCTCCGAGGAGAACGGCCTG atacgaAGCCTGTGGTGATCTCAGTAACCGCAGGAGACGTCGAGAAGGATCTCGAGTCCGAACctgagctgggggcagaggcagccGCCGAAGAAAGCCACGGTGCCGCGGGAGCTCCCGGCCCCGTGGACGGCGAAAACCagaggggcggcggcggcggcggccgcgacgaggaggaggaggaggagcccccGCAGCAGCAGGACGAGGCCTCCGCAGCCGCCGAGGGGCCGCGGCCCCAGGACCCGCAGCAGCGCCTCCACCGCGGCTTGTTCACCCGGTTGGAGCTGAAGGAGCTGGAGAGCGTTTTCCAACGCGCTCAATACCCCGACGTGTTCGCGCG AAAGGATCTTACAATATGCGTGGATGTGTCAGAAACCAGTAAACCTGAAAAAAGCAGTTTGCCTGGGGAGCAATCGTAA